CAACCAAAAAAGCCCCAAAACTTGCCCACCTACCGAGTACCTTTCAGACCTTAATGTCAATCCTTGCCATTCCTGTCCGGTCTTGTAGTTTTCAAGTCAAACCGTAGCGAGATGGACTGGGTGTTGAAACGCAGCGGCCCTACTGACTACGACAGCTGCAGCGGGTGTATGATACGTCTCCGGGGACTTCCTTTTGGATGCAGTAAGGAGGAGATAGTGCAGTTCTTTGCAGGTACATACATAGTGTTGCTTTAGTAAGGTGTCTATGAACAAAGTGTATGTCTTAAACTATGAATGCAAAAACAGGCCTATTGCTGGATTAGAGTTTTCAGGCATTCAAGTAAGTGCATGACAAGCAAATACAATTCAAAATAATTAAATCTGTATTTGGTTTTATAAGAATGTGGTGACTTAGTATAGCATGATATTCAATCTCTTATAGTTCAATAACATACATGCACACAAATGTACAAATATCTGTTTATAAAACCACATGCAAAGTCACCACATCTTCTGGATGGCATGATGCTGCTCTGATGTTACTGTTCTTTGAATAACATGAAGTCAATGTGTTCATGAATAAAGTTCAGCAGTATGTTCTTGGGTCTTTTGGTGTGtctaatactaagagatatcacattgaaatagtcaaataaaagcggaaagggtttttcttttgtacATATGGGAATGTTGCAGCTTTTAACATGTCTCCCCTTGTGGGGTTATTTGTCCTTGGGTTAAAGGGTTGAAAATCGTGCCAAATGGGATAACATTGCCGATGGACTACCAGGGGAGGAGCACAGGGGAAGCCTTCGTGCAGTTTGCCTCAAAGGAGATAGCAGAAAAGGCACTGGGGAAACACAAGGAAAGAATAGGGCACAGGTGGGGACGGAAAGTCTGGGCTGGGTATTAATTTTATGACTAATATGGGGCGGGGGGTCATGCATCTTTCCTATAAGTTAAAGATGGTATGATCATTCATAAATCACACTTTGAATATTTTTTGTGTTACTTGGACAGTTACCATGCTTAATCTGGGCATTGTCTTCCATTGAATTTATTTGTCAAGCAGTGCAATGGGGGAAAAGGGAATTAAGATCAGTGCTGCAGAATTGAGAGCTTTGACAGTACAATAGATATTGTATGACAGTACCACCATAGAGCTGTTAATAGCTGAATTGTGGGAACTAGGCTATTTATGTCAGAGTGCCTTCTAATACATGATGAAAGTGCAAAGTCAAAACCTGCTGTAATATTAGCAGATTATGTGAAAGCTGTGCCATATTGTTACTGCTATTGCTAAAATTAATAAATTGTATTATTCCTTGCCCCTCTAGATGTACAATAAAGCTATCTGTTTGACCCCAACTATTTGGCTTAGATAAAGTTGCCCATATGAAATCATGCACAATGTCTTGTCTGCTGATGTTTTCCATATGGCTATTGTCCCGTGTAGTGTTCTTGTCATAACCCCACCTGCATTTAAACCCATTCAGGTACATAGAAATCTTTAAGAGCAGCCGGAATGAGATCCGAGCTTACTATGAGCTCCCCAGAAGGATGATGGGGCAGAGACCCAGTCCCTACGACAGGCCCATAATGGAGCGAGGTGGGTTCTTCCCTGGTCCAGGACGGGGGGGTGCTCTTTTGGACCAAATGCGTGGAGGAGGCTACAGTGGGGGTATGTGCAATAGTTTTGGTTAGTGAAGTCAATTTAGTGTTTGTGAATGGACTGGATTGAGGATGGCCAATGGTCTGAAAAGATGATCATTGATTCCCTATTCTTTGTGTCTGTTCATGTAGGCTATGGCGGGTTTGACAACTACAATGGCTTCAGTAATTACTGTTTTGGCAATGGCATGTTTGATGACCGAATAAGGGGCGATAGAGGAAGAGGTAAGATATGCTCTTTCCTTTTTAATGTCACACTGAAGGTGTGCCTCCATTTCCTTCTCAGGAAAATGTATTATGTGCTTGGCTTGCAGCTGTAGGTGGCCATGGCTACGGTGGTGCAGGTGATCATAGCTCCCACAGCGGCTCCCACAGCGGCTTCCATAGCGGCCATTTTGTACACATGAGGGGCCTGCCTTTCCGTGCCACTGAGGGAGACATAGCCAATGTAAGAATCACATTTCTCTAGTACCCATAATCACTCCCATTTCTCCTTCCAATGATGTCAACACATTTTAAAGTAAATATTGACAGTCCAATTATGTAACTTGAATTTATACAATCATGGTGGTCAGAGCAGCCCCTTACTCTTTGGTGTGTATGCGTGTTCCTTTTTGGTTTAGTTCTTCTCCCCATTGACTCCTGTGCGAGTTCATATCGACTTTGGACCAAATGGGAAATCCACAGGCGAGGCCGATGTTGAGTTTAGGTCTCATGAAGATGCTGTTTCAGCTATGTCGAAGGACAAGAATCACATGCGTACGTGGATCCCTACTTCGTTTTACCCCGTTATGATTACCCCACTCTCAAAATGAACCATAAAATATAACCTTTTTTAAATGGGATTTATTAATTTTTGTTCTGCAGAACATCGATACATTGAGCTCTTCTTAAACTCAACTGCTAGTGGAGCATCTGAAATGGGTAAGTTTCTTCTCTCACCTGCCAGTATTTCAGGAAACACTCAGACAAcaatggttgaatcaatgtttaaTGCCATTTCTGAATTTATTTCCTGGTTGGTTTTAGGCCGCGGCGGCGGTTTCTATGGTAACTCAGGAGGCATGGGCTTGAGACGGAGTGGACTGAGGGGGATGTTCTAAACAGGAGTAATCACCATTCTAAACCAAACGTTCAAGTTTTGAAGATTTGTTTTGTATTTGAATGTTTTCACATGTTCAG
The Oncorhynchus nerka isolate Pitt River linkage group LG28, Oner_Uvic_2.0, whole genome shotgun sequence genome window above contains:
- the hnrnph3 gene encoding heterogeneous nuclear ribonucleoprotein H3, producing MSVNDDGYVVRIRGLPWSCTQEEVAGFFSDCNIVGKVNGVCFTFSKEGRPSGEAFVELKSAEDFKKAIAKDRKHMGHRYIEVFKSNRSEMDWVLKRSGPTDYDSCSGCMIRLRGLPFGCSKEEIVQFFAGLKIVPNGITLPMDYQGRSTGEAFVQFASKEIAEKALGKHKERIGHRYIEIFKSSRNEIRAYYELPRRMMGQRPSPYDRPIMERGGFFPGPGRGGALLDQMRGGGYSGGYGGFDNYNGFSNYCFGNGMFDDRIRGDRGRAVGGHGYGGAGDHSSHSGSHSGFHSGHFVHMRGLPFRATEGDIANFFSPLTPVRVHIDFGPNGKSTGEADVEFRSHEDAVSAMSKDKNHMQHRYIELFLNSTASGASEMGRGGGFYGNSGGMGLRRSGLRGMF